A region of the Campylobacter subantarcticus LMG 24377 genome:
GGCTTTTGAAGCTTTAAGCGTAAATCCTAGTGAAAAAATTTGGAGTGAGGATAAAAAGCTTGATGTAATTTATGCTGCGATGGTAAATGCTATTGCAGCACATGCCCTTGATTTTGATGATACTCATACTGAAGCTATTTTACACGCTAGTGCTATTTTAACTCCACTTTGTTTAACTTATGGATTTAGCGTAAGTAAAGATGGAAAGAAAGTTTTGAAAGCTTTTATAGTGGGTTGGGAAATTGCTGCTAGAGTGGGTATAGCAAGCAAAGGAAGTTTCCACAAACGCGGCTTTCATACTACAGCTATAGCAGGAATTTTTGGTAGTGTGGTTGCAGGTTGTGTTTTGCTTGATTTAAATAAAGAGCAAATTATCAATGCACTGGGTTTAGCAGGAAGTTTTGCAAGTGGGGTAAATGAGTTTTTATCCAATGGTTCTAATTCTAAAGTTTTACACATAGCTAATGCTTTGAAAAATGGAATTTTAGTAGCAAATTTCGTAAAAGCTAACATGAGCGGTCCTTTAAGTATATTTGAAGGAAGGGATAATGTCTTTAGAACTTTTGGTTTAGAAGATGAATGTGATAAAAATGAACTTTGCAAGGGCTTGAATGAAATTTGGCAAGTAATGCAAGTATCATTAAAACCTTATCCAAGTTGTCATTTTGCGCATGGGCTTATTGATTGTGCTATGAGCTTAAGAAATGATGGCTTAAAAGC
Encoded here:
- a CDS encoding MmgE/PrpD family protein, translating into MYLSEKLAEFIVNLDYEAIPGEVKQRAKELMLDALGTALAAKNEACVLNATKAFEALSVNPSEKIWSEDKKLDVIYAAMVNAIAAHALDFDDTHTEAILHASAILTPLCLTYGFSVSKDGKKVLKAFIVGWEIAARVGIASKGSFHKRGFHTTAIAGIFGSVVAGCVLLDLNKEQIINALGLAGSFASGVNEFLSNGSNSKVLHIANALKNGILVANFVKANMSGPLSIFEGRDNVFRTFGLEDECDKNELCKGLNEIWQVMQVSLKPYPSCHFAHGLIDCAMSLRNDGLKAQDIKSLHCFVDEVPISFICDPIEAKYTPQSAYAAKFSMPFLMALAFFDGKITLKSYENLNRAEVIEFAKKISYEKKKSSGFPKYFPGHLEAVLNDGRVIKKDVLINKGNFDNPLSFDELKDKFLSNASIALSLEKAEELVKKLQNLENLNDFDF